From Micromonospora rifamycinica, a single genomic window includes:
- the glgX gene encoding glycogen debranching protein GlgX encodes MQVWPGERYPLGATYDGMGTNFAIFSEVAQKVELCLFDEWDVGTERRVELREVDAYVWHAYIPGIEPGQRYGYRVHGPYDPANGVRCNPHKLLLDPYAKAVDGEVSWNPAVYDYELGGDPDRMSETDSAPFMPKSVVVNPYFDWGNDRPPRTPYHHSVIYEAHVRGLTMRHPGIPEELRGTYAAIASPVMIDYFRQLGVTAIELMPVHEFVHDHRLADLGLRNYWGYNSIGFFAPHHGYSALGRLGQQVQEFRGMVKALHAAGIEVILDVVYNHTAEGNHLGPTLSFKGVDAPSYYRLSEEDRRYFVDYTGTGNSLNVRSPHSLQLIMDSLRYWVTEMHVDGFRFDLAATLAREFYEVDRLSTFFEVVQQDPVVSQVKLIAEPWDVGPGGYQVGNFPPLWTEWNGKYRDTVRDFWRGEPATLAEFASRISGSADLYQDDGRRPFHSINFVTCHDGFTLNDLVSYNDKHNEANGEENRDGEGHNRSWNCGVEGETDDPGVKALRARQRRNFLATLMLSQGVPMLGHGDELGRTQRGNNNAYCQDSDLAWVDWEHADDELLAFVRRLTDFRNRHQVFRRRRFFTGLPVGGRNAEAGLPDLAWYTPDGREMTGEDWGNDFGRSVALFVNGDGIPERGQYGQRHRDSSFLLCFNAHDAPLDFTLPGEEFGQRWELVISTAEPDPEKPTVVDAGGAVCVPDRSLVVLERTV; translated from the coding sequence ATGCAGGTCTGGCCGGGTGAGCGTTACCCCCTGGGCGCCACCTATGACGGGATGGGCACCAACTTCGCGATCTTCTCGGAGGTCGCCCAGAAGGTCGAGCTGTGCCTCTTCGACGAGTGGGACGTCGGCACCGAGCGCCGGGTCGAACTGCGCGAGGTCGACGCGTACGTCTGGCACGCGTACATCCCCGGGATCGAGCCGGGCCAGCGGTACGGCTACCGGGTGCACGGCCCGTACGACCCGGCCAACGGGGTCCGGTGCAACCCGCACAAGCTGCTGCTCGACCCGTACGCCAAGGCGGTCGACGGGGAGGTCAGCTGGAACCCGGCGGTCTACGACTACGAGCTGGGCGGCGACCCGGACCGGATGTCGGAGACCGACTCGGCCCCGTTCATGCCCAAGTCGGTGGTGGTGAACCCGTACTTCGACTGGGGCAACGACCGGCCGCCGCGCACCCCGTACCACCATTCGGTGATCTACGAGGCGCACGTGCGCGGGCTGACCATGCGCCACCCCGGCATCCCGGAGGAGCTGCGCGGCACCTACGCGGCCATCGCCTCCCCGGTGATGATCGACTACTTCCGGCAGCTCGGGGTGACCGCGATCGAGCTGATGCCGGTGCACGAGTTCGTGCACGACCACCGGCTGGCCGACCTGGGCCTGCGCAACTACTGGGGTTACAACAGCATCGGCTTCTTCGCCCCGCACCACGGCTACTCGGCGCTGGGCCGGCTCGGCCAGCAGGTGCAGGAGTTCCGGGGCATGGTCAAGGCGCTGCACGCCGCCGGCATCGAGGTCATCCTCGACGTGGTCTACAACCACACCGCCGAGGGCAACCACCTGGGCCCGACGCTGAGCTTCAAGGGTGTCGACGCGCCCAGCTACTACCGGCTGTCCGAAGAGGACAGGCGCTACTTCGTCGACTACACCGGCACCGGCAACAGCCTCAACGTGCGCAGCCCGCACTCGCTTCAGCTGATCATGGATTCGCTGCGCTACTGGGTGACCGAGATGCACGTCGACGGCTTCCGGTTCGACCTGGCCGCTACCCTGGCCCGCGAGTTCTACGAGGTCGACCGGCTGTCCACCTTCTTCGAGGTGGTGCAGCAGGACCCGGTGGTCAGCCAGGTGAAGCTGATCGCCGAGCCGTGGGACGTCGGCCCCGGCGGCTACCAGGTCGGCAACTTCCCTCCCCTGTGGACGGAGTGGAACGGCAAGTACCGCGACACGGTGCGCGACTTCTGGCGCGGTGAGCCGGCCACCCTGGCCGAGTTCGCCTCCCGCATCTCCGGCTCGGCCGACCTCTACCAGGACGACGGCCGCCGCCCCTTCCACAGCATCAACTTCGTCACCTGCCACGACGGGTTCACCCTCAACGACCTGGTGTCGTACAACGACAAGCACAACGAGGCCAACGGTGAGGAGAACCGCGACGGCGAGGGGCACAACCGGTCCTGGAACTGCGGCGTCGAGGGGGAGACCGACGATCCCGGCGTCAAGGCCCTGCGGGCCAGGCAGCGCCGCAACTTCCTCGCCACCCTGATGCTCTCCCAGGGCGTGCCGATGCTCGGCCACGGCGACGAGCTGGGCCGCACCCAGCGCGGCAACAACAACGCCTACTGCCAGGACAGCGACCTGGCCTGGGTGGACTGGGAGCACGCCGACGACGAGCTGCTGGCCTTCGTCCGGCGGCTCACCGACTTCCGCAACCGGCATCAGGTGTTCCGCCGCCGCCGGTTCTTCACCGGCCTGCCGGTGGGTGGCCGCAACGCCGAGGCGGGGCTGCCCGACCTGGCCTGGTACACCCCCGACGGGCGGGAGATGACCGGCGAGGACTGGGGCAACGACTTCGGCCGGTCGGTGGCCCTGTTCGTCAACGGCGACGGCATCCCCGAACGCGGCCAGTACGGCCAGCGGCACCGGGACTCTTCGTTCCTGCTCTGCTTCAACGCCCACGACGCGCCGCTGGACTTCACCCTCCCCGGCGAGGAGTTCGGCCAGCGCTGGGAGCTGGTGATCAGTACGGCGGAACCGGACCCGGAGAAGCCGACGGTGGTCGACGCGGGCGGCGCGGTCTGCGTGCCGGACCGCTCCCTGGTGGTCCTGGAGAGGACGGTCTGA
- a CDS encoding glycosyltransferase family 4 protein codes for MTTLRVSEHLATAVDRTCRPTPTFRPQLPQQGGGSGVPPRTRRILMLSWEYPPVLVGGLGRHVHALSVALAAAGHEVTVVTRHTEGAPLEEYADGVRIVRAAEDPVTFPLATDSLLAWTMAFNHSLTRAALRATESGTYDVIHAHDWLVAHTAMTLRAHLDVPLVSTIHATEAGRHQGWLPGEMNRTIHGVEQWLAAESGRVIVCSRYMRDEVGALFDVPTARVDVVPNGVEPHRWKVPTSAVTAARTRFAGDGPLVTFAGRLVYEKGVQHLIAGLPRLRDRHPGLRAVIVGDGPYKAELEAEVHRLGLAGTVAMPGFLGGTDLPAVMAASDCFAVPSIYEPFGMVALEGAAAGAPLAVAETGGLAEIVEPGVTGMTFAPEDPADLTEAVHALLSDRERARVLARRARAMVHEQYGWSAIAQRTAAAYASAIAGDAAFTAQRAEQRMATGRVTAPIPAGNLLVAAGLR; via the coding sequence GTGACCACCCTGCGGGTCAGCGAACACCTCGCGACCGCTGTGGACCGGACCTGCCGGCCCACCCCCACCTTCCGGCCCCAGCTCCCCCAGCAGGGTGGCGGCTCCGGCGTGCCCCCGCGCACCCGGCGCATCCTGATGCTCTCCTGGGAGTACCCGCCGGTGCTGGTCGGTGGGCTCGGCCGACACGTGCACGCCCTGTCGGTGGCCCTGGCCGCCGCCGGGCACGAGGTCACCGTGGTCACCCGGCACACCGAGGGCGCCCCCCTGGAGGAGTACGCCGACGGGGTACGGATCGTCCGCGCCGCCGAGGACCCGGTGACCTTCCCGCTGGCCACCGACTCCCTGCTGGCCTGGACGATGGCGTTCAACCACAGCCTGACCCGGGCCGCCCTGCGGGCCACCGAGTCCGGCACGTACGACGTGATCCACGCACACGACTGGCTGGTCGCGCACACCGCCATGACGCTGCGCGCCCACCTGGACGTGCCGCTGGTCAGCACCATCCACGCCACCGAGGCCGGCCGGCACCAGGGTTGGCTGCCGGGCGAGATGAACCGCACCATCCACGGCGTCGAGCAGTGGCTGGCCGCCGAGTCCGGCCGGGTCATCGTCTGCTCCCGGTACATGCGCGACGAGGTGGGCGCGCTGTTCGACGTGCCGACGGCCCGGGTCGACGTGGTCCCCAACGGCGTCGAGCCGCACCGCTGGAAGGTGCCGACCTCGGCGGTCACCGCGGCCCGCACCCGGTTCGCCGGGGACGGCCCGCTGGTCACCTTCGCCGGCCGGCTGGTCTACGAGAAGGGCGTCCAGCACCTGATCGCCGGCCTGCCCCGGCTGCGGGACCGGCACCCGGGCCTGCGCGCGGTGATCGTCGGCGACGGGCCGTACAAGGCGGAGCTGGAGGCCGAGGTGCACCGGCTCGGGTTGGCCGGCACGGTCGCCATGCCCGGTTTCCTCGGCGGCACCGACCTGCCGGCCGTGATGGCCGCTTCGGACTGCTTCGCGGTGCCCAGCATCTACGAGCCGTTCGGCATGGTCGCCCTGGAGGGGGCGGCGGCCGGAGCGCCGCTCGCGGTCGCCGAGACCGGCGGGCTGGCCGAGATCGTCGAGCCGGGGGTGACCGGGATGACCTTCGCCCCGGAGGATCCGGCCGACCTCACCGAGGCCGTGCACGCGCTGCTGTCCGACCGGGAACGCGCCCGGGTGCTCGCCCGCCGGGCCCGCGCCATGGTGCACGAGCAGTACGGCTGGTCGGCGATCGCCCAGCGCACCGCGGCGGCGTACGCCTCGGCGATCGCCGGGGACGCCGCGTTCACCGCGCAGCGCGCCGAGCAGCGGATGGCGACCGGCCGGGTCACCGCCCCGATCCCGGCGGGCAACCTGCTCGTCGCCGCCGGCCTGCGCTGA
- a CDS encoding NUDIX domain-containing protein: MTWTEPSTWYAKLPAFHAATAAFITDTVGDVLLVKPTYRDHWAFPGGYVEQDEYPHQACAREAREELGIAVAVGELLVVDWASPAGQRPRALVHFTFDCGTSTRHDGFTIPEQEIESVGFFAPDEAAQRLPDNVAPRVSAAIRARARRIPCYLVDGVTAS, encoded by the coding sequence ATGACGTGGACGGAGCCCAGCACCTGGTATGCGAAACTGCCCGCCTTCCATGCCGCCACGGCCGCCTTCATCACCGACACGGTGGGCGACGTGCTCCTGGTCAAGCCCACCTACCGCGATCACTGGGCCTTTCCGGGCGGCTACGTGGAACAGGATGAGTATCCGCACCAGGCATGCGCCCGCGAAGCCCGGGAGGAACTCGGAATCGCGGTGGCAGTCGGAGAGTTGCTTGTCGTGGATTGGGCATCGCCTGCCGGGCAACGGCCCCGTGCCCTCGTCCACTTCACCTTCGACTGCGGGACCAGCACCCGGCACGACGGTTTCACCATACCGGAGCAGGAGATCGAAAGTGTCGGCTTCTTCGCACCTGATGAAGCCGCACAACGCCTTCCCGACAACGTCGCTCCACGGGTGAGTGCAGCTATTCGCGCACGTGCTCGTCGTATCCCTTGCTATCTCGTCGACGGCGTAACCGCCTCGTAG
- a CDS encoding GntR family transcriptional regulator, which translates to MNGYVPTFRMVINDIRKSITSGQLKKGDKLPSLPELAERYDCSIGTVRRAIEHLQITGELQGRQGKGTYVTGKLFEES; encoded by the coding sequence GTGAACGGATACGTCCCGACCTTTCGGATGGTCATCAACGACATCCGGAAGTCGATCACCTCGGGGCAGCTCAAGAAAGGCGACAAACTCCCGTCGCTGCCTGAGCTTGCCGAGAGGTACGACTGCTCCATCGGTACGGTGCGCCGGGCGATCGAGCATCTCCAGATCACCGGCGAGCTTCAGGGGCGACAGGGCAAGGGCACCTACGTGACCGGGAAGCTGTTCGAGGAGTCCTGA
- the treY gene encoding malto-oligosyltrehalose synthase: MPAQPRPDSTVTVGSTYRVQIRPGFDLDTTAGLADWLADLGVTHLYSAPLLTATPGSAHGYDVVDHRAVNPELGGEAGRQRLVRALRAAGLGLVVDIVPNHAGIAQPATNPAWWDVLRRGRASAYADWFDIDWERGRLLLPVLADSPDAVDDLKVVDGELRYHEHRFPVADGTADGSPREVHDRQHYELVSWRRGDAELTYRRFFAVSDLAGLRVEDPAVFDATHAEVLRWVAAGEVDGIRVDHPDGLRDPAGYLARLRAAAPHAWLVVEKILEYGEELPDWPVQGTTGYDALAAVCGLFVDGRAEGDFTALDARLTGRHTSWQDLTHATKLAAATRLLAAELGRLAALAPDLDRAATREALAELAACFPVYRGYPPHGARHLAAARAEAGRRRPDLTATLDAVTALLRRPGHELAARFPQLTGAVMAKGVEDTAYYRWSRFVALNEVGGSPVHFGVPPAEFHRFAAARQVRWPGSMTTLSTHDTKRGEDVRARLAVLAELPDRWAEQVGDWMTRAPLADPAFAHLVWQTAVGAWPIDRDRLHAYVEKAAREASTSTSWADPDPTFEHDLHALVDRLYDDPQLHDEVSTFAAELTPAGWSNALGQKLVQLAMPGVPDTYQGTELWENSLVDPDNRRPVDFAVRRELLARLDAGWQPEVAADGAAKLLVVSRTLRLRRDHPDLFAGYRPVAAHGPAAAHVVAFDRGGVIAVATRLPVGLARAGGWRGTSLSIPGNSVTDVFTGRVYSGPDLLLHDLLSSYPVALLAPTALLAPTDSVEAAA, from the coding sequence ATGCCCGCACAGCCCCGGCCCGACTCGACGGTGACGGTCGGGTCGACGTACCGCGTCCAGATCCGACCCGGCTTCGACCTCGACACCACCGCCGGCCTGGCCGACTGGCTGGCCGACCTGGGGGTCACCCACCTCTACAGCGCGCCGCTGCTCACCGCCACCCCCGGCTCCGCGCACGGCTACGACGTGGTCGACCACCGCGCGGTCAACCCGGAGCTGGGCGGGGAGGCCGGCCGGCAACGGCTGGTCCGCGCGCTGCGGGCGGCCGGGCTGGGCCTGGTCGTCGACATCGTGCCCAACCATGCCGGCATCGCCCAGCCGGCGACCAATCCGGCCTGGTGGGACGTGCTGCGCCGGGGCCGGGCCTCGGCGTACGCCGACTGGTTCGACATCGACTGGGAGCGGGGCCGGCTGCTGCTGCCGGTGCTCGCCGACAGCCCCGACGCCGTCGACGACCTCAAGGTCGTCGACGGGGAGTTGCGCTACCACGAGCACCGGTTCCCGGTCGCCGACGGCACCGCCGACGGCAGCCCCCGCGAGGTGCACGACCGGCAGCACTACGAGCTGGTCTCCTGGCGGCGCGGCGACGCCGAGCTGACGTACCGCCGGTTCTTCGCCGTGTCCGACCTGGCCGGGCTGCGGGTGGAGGACCCGGCGGTCTTCGACGCCACGCACGCCGAGGTGCTGCGCTGGGTGGCCGCCGGTGAGGTCGACGGCATCCGGGTCGACCACCCCGACGGTCTGCGCGACCCCGCCGGCTACCTGGCCCGGTTGCGCGCCGCCGCCCCGCACGCCTGGCTGGTGGTGGAGAAGATCCTGGAGTACGGCGAGGAGCTGCCGGACTGGCCGGTGCAGGGCACCACCGGCTACGACGCGCTGGCCGCGGTCTGCGGGCTGTTCGTCGACGGGCGGGCGGAGGGCGACTTCACCGCCCTCGACGCCCGGCTCACCGGCCGGCACACCTCGTGGCAGGACCTCACCCACGCCACCAAGCTGGCGGCGGCCACCCGGCTGCTCGCCGCCGAGCTGGGCCGGCTCGCCGCGCTAGCCCCCGACCTCGACCGGGCGGCCACCCGGGAGGCGCTGGCGGAGCTGGCGGCCTGCTTCCCGGTCTACCGGGGCTACCCGCCGCACGGTGCCCGGCACCTGGCCGCCGCCCGCGCCGAGGCGGGCCGCCGCCGGCCCGACCTCACCGCCACCCTGGACGCGGTGACCGCGCTGCTGCGCCGCCCCGGGCACGAGCTGGCCGCCCGGTTCCCGCAGCTCACCGGCGCGGTGATGGCCAAGGGGGTGGAGGACACCGCCTACTACCGGTGGAGCCGGTTCGTGGCCCTCAACGAGGTCGGCGGCTCGCCGGTCCACTTCGGGGTGCCGCCGGCGGAGTTCCACCGGTTCGCCGCCGCCCGGCAGGTGCGCTGGCCGGGCAGCATGACCACGCTGTCGACCCACGACACCAAGCGCGGCGAGGACGTCCGGGCCCGGCTGGCCGTGCTCGCCGAGCTGCCGGACCGTTGGGCGGAGCAGGTCGGCGACTGGATGACCCGGGCGCCGCTGGCCGATCCGGCCTTCGCCCACCTGGTGTGGCAGACCGCCGTGGGGGCCTGGCCGATCGACCGGGACCGCCTGCACGCGTACGTCGAGAAGGCCGCCCGGGAGGCGTCGACCTCGACGAGCTGGGCCGACCCCGACCCGACCTTCGAACACGACCTGCACGCCCTGGTCGACCGGCTGTACGACGACCCGCAGCTGCACGACGAGGTCAGCACGTTCGCCGCCGAGCTGACCCCGGCCGGCTGGTCCAACGCACTCGGCCAGAAGCTGGTCCAGCTCGCCATGCCGGGGGTGCCCGACACCTACCAGGGCACCGAGTTGTGGGAGAACTCGCTGGTCGATCCGGACAACCGTCGTCCGGTCGACTTCGCCGTACGCCGGGAGCTGCTGGCGCGGCTCGACGCCGGCTGGCAACCGGAGGTGGCCGCCGACGGCGCGGCCAAGCTGCTGGTGGTCTCCCGCACGCTGCGGCTGCGCCGGGACCACCCGGACCTGTTCGCCGGCTACCGGCCGGTGGCCGCGCACGGGCCGGCCGCCGCCCACGTGGTCGCCTTCGACCGGGGTGGCGTGATCGCGGTGGCCACCCGGCTGCCGGTGGGGCTGGCCCGTGCCGGCGGCTGGCGCGGCACCAGCCTGTCGATCCCCGGCAACAGTGTTACCGACGTGTTCACCGGACGGGTCTACAGTGGTCCTGACCTGCTCCTTCATGATCTGCTGAGCAGCTATCCCGTCGCGCTGCTCGCGCCGACCGCCCTGCTGGCTCCCACCGACTCCGTGGAGGCTGCCGCATGA
- a CDS encoding IS3 family transposase, whose product MFGELRDADISVLRACALTGTSRATYYRRAKPVGPRHGPWLPRTPPPQALSMAERDRVLAVLNSPAYADLAIPQVWARELDAGRYHCSMSTMYRIARAAGQSRERRRLATHPPRVRPELVATGPGQVWSWDITALKGPVKGVWYRCYVVIDIYSRYVAGWLVAAVEDAVVARDFLADAISRNGIEPHTIHADRGGAMVSKPVSEMLVDLGVLRSHSRPRTSNDNPYSEAQFKTMKYVPDFPERFGSLADARAFCDGFFTAYNHEHRHSGIGWHTPASVHYGTAEQIREQRQHALDAAHTAHPDRFNRRPRAPKLPDHAWINQPPRQEQTVSV is encoded by the coding sequence GTGTTCGGCGAGTTACGCGACGCGGACATCTCGGTGCTGCGGGCGTGCGCGTTGACCGGGACCTCGCGGGCGACCTACTACCGGCGGGCCAAGCCGGTCGGACCGCGGCACGGGCCGTGGCTGCCCCGCACCCCGCCGCCGCAGGCGCTCAGCATGGCCGAACGCGACCGGGTGCTGGCTGTGCTGAACTCGCCGGCCTACGCCGACCTGGCGATCCCGCAGGTCTGGGCCAGGGAACTCGACGCGGGCCGCTACCACTGCTCGATGTCCACGATGTATCGCATCGCCCGTGCCGCCGGGCAGAGCCGGGAACGACGCCGGCTGGCGACCCACCCGCCGCGGGTGCGTCCGGAACTGGTCGCGACCGGGCCGGGTCAGGTGTGGTCCTGGGACATCACCGCGTTGAAGGGACCTGTCAAAGGCGTCTGGTACCGGTGTTACGTCGTGATCGACATCTACTCGCGTTACGTCGCCGGCTGGCTCGTCGCGGCCGTCGAGGACGCGGTCGTCGCCCGCGACTTCCTGGCCGACGCGATCAGCCGTAACGGGATCGAACCGCACACCATCCACGCCGACCGTGGCGGCGCCATGGTGTCGAAGCCGGTATCGGAGATGCTCGTCGACCTCGGTGTCCTACGGTCACATTCCCGACCTCGGACCTCGAATGACAACCCGTACTCCGAAGCCCAGTTCAAGACCATGAAATACGTGCCGGACTTCCCCGAGAGGTTCGGGTCCCTCGCTGACGCGAGAGCTTTCTGCGACGGATTCTTCACCGCCTACAACCACGAGCACCGGCACTCCGGGATCGGCTGGCACACCCCAGCCTCGGTGCACTACGGCACCGCCGAGCAGATCCGCGAGCAACGCCAACACGCCCTCGACGCAGCCCACACCGCCCACCCGGACCGATTCAACCGCCGGCCACGCGCACCGAAACTGCCCGACCATGCCTGGATCAACCAGCCGCCCCGACAGGAACAGACCGTCTCAGTTTGA
- a CDS encoding transposase has translation MSTSSGKQPASGGGDPAPKPSRRVFSPEYKLAMVAEYENAANGEKGAILRREGLYSSHIIEWTRARDAGQLGQVGTPVTDSGTAAVGARVKKSAEQIELEKLRRQNEKLQADLKKTRMALDIMGKAHALLEELSESADSDSQPRRS, from the coding sequence GTGTCTACTTCATCTGGCAAGCAGCCGGCGTCCGGCGGCGGCGACCCGGCGCCAAAGCCATCACGGCGGGTCTTCAGCCCGGAGTACAAGCTCGCGATGGTCGCCGAGTACGAGAACGCCGCGAACGGAGAGAAAGGCGCGATCCTGCGCCGGGAAGGTCTGTACTCGTCGCACATCATCGAATGGACACGGGCTCGCGACGCCGGGCAACTCGGCCAGGTAGGGACTCCCGTCACGGATTCCGGCACGGCGGCGGTCGGGGCGCGGGTGAAGAAGTCCGCGGAACAGATCGAGTTGGAGAAGCTGCGCCGGCAGAACGAGAAGCTGCAGGCGGATCTGAAGAAGACCCGCATGGCGTTGGACATCATGGGAAAAGCACACGCGCTCTTGGAAGAACTCTCCGAGAGCGCGGACAGCGACAGCCAGCCGAGGAGATCCTGA
- the treZ gene encoding malto-oligosyltrehalose trehalohydrolase, whose amino-acid sequence MTEFTVWAPDVARVRLHLPGVADHDMRVGPDGWWRVEVPDAGPGTDYAFLLDDDDTPLPDPRAAWQPAGVHGPSRRYDHAAFDWTDQGWTGRQLPGSILYELHVGTFTPEGTFDAAIGRLDHLVDLGVDLIELLPVNAFNGEHNWGYDGVCWYAPHEPYGGPDGLKRLVDAAHARGLGVILDVVYNHFGPSGAYAPRFAPYLTEQDNPWGRTVNLDGPHSDGVRRYIVDSVLTWLRDYHVDGLRLDAVHAMPDSRAVHVLEQMAVEVEALATHLGRPLSLIAESDLNDPRLITAREAGGYGLHAQWNDDAHHALHTLLTGERQGYYGDFGSLECLTDVLTGAFFHAGTWSSFRNRSHGRPVDRHATPGHRFVAYLQNHDQIGNRATGDRISAGLSPALLRVGAMLLLTAPFTPMLFMGEEWAASTPWQFFTSHPEPELAAAVATGRRREFAAHGWPPGEVPDPQDPQTFLRSRLDWAELDKPEHREMYDFYRRLIALRKSRPDLSDPRLHRVEVRHGDEFLVVRRGGCLVVANLAGRRQRITLPGVARRVLLTTAEGVTVTRDRVELPAETAAIVAL is encoded by the coding sequence ATGACCGAGTTCACCGTCTGGGCGCCGGACGTCGCCCGGGTGAGGCTGCACCTGCCCGGCGTCGCCGACCACGACATGCGGGTCGGGCCGGACGGCTGGTGGCGGGTCGAGGTCCCCGACGCCGGCCCCGGCACCGACTACGCGTTCCTGCTCGACGACGACGACACCCCGCTGCCCGACCCGCGGGCGGCCTGGCAGCCGGCCGGGGTGCACGGGCCGAGCCGCCGCTACGACCACGCCGCCTTCGACTGGACCGACCAGGGCTGGACCGGTCGGCAACTGCCCGGCAGCATCCTGTACGAGCTGCACGTCGGCACGTTCACCCCGGAGGGCACCTTCGACGCGGCGATCGGCCGGCTCGACCACCTGGTCGACCTCGGTGTCGACCTGATCGAGCTGCTCCCGGTGAACGCCTTCAACGGCGAGCACAACTGGGGGTACGACGGGGTCTGCTGGTATGCCCCGCACGAACCCTACGGTGGGCCGGACGGGCTGAAGCGCCTGGTCGACGCCGCCCACGCCAGGGGCCTGGGGGTGATCCTCGACGTCGTCTACAACCATTTCGGGCCCTCCGGGGCCTACGCGCCGAGGTTCGCGCCCTACCTGACCGAGCAGGACAACCCCTGGGGCCGCACGGTCAACCTGGACGGCCCGCACTCCGACGGGGTGCGCCGCTACATCGTCGACTCGGTGCTGACGTGGCTGCGCGACTATCACGTCGACGGCCTGCGGCTGGACGCCGTGCACGCGATGCCCGACTCCCGGGCGGTGCACGTCCTGGAGCAGATGGCGGTCGAGGTGGAGGCGCTCGCCACCCACCTGGGCCGGCCGCTGTCGCTGATCGCCGAGTCCGACCTCAACGACCCCCGGCTGATCACCGCCCGGGAGGCCGGCGGCTACGGCCTGCACGCGCAGTGGAACGACGACGCCCACCACGCCCTGCACACCCTGCTGACCGGGGAGCGGCAGGGCTACTACGGCGACTTCGGCTCGCTGGAGTGCCTGACCGACGTGCTGACCGGGGCGTTCTTCCACGCCGGCACCTGGTCCAGCTTCCGCAACCGCAGCCACGGCCGTCCGGTGGACCGGCACGCCACCCCCGGGCACCGCTTCGTGGCGTACCTGCAGAACCACGACCAGATCGGCAACCGGGCCACCGGCGACCGGATCTCCGCCGGCCTGTCGCCCGCGCTGCTGCGGGTCGGCGCGATGCTGCTGCTGACCGCGCCGTTCACCCCGATGCTGTTCATGGGGGAGGAGTGGGCGGCCAGCACGCCGTGGCAGTTCTTCACCAGCCACCCGGAGCCGGAGCTGGCGGCGGCGGTCGCCACCGGCCGGCGGCGCGAGTTCGCCGCGCACGGCTGGCCGCCGGGTGAGGTGCCCGACCCGCAGGACCCGCAGACCTTCCTGCGCTCCCGGCTCGACTGGGCCGAGCTGGACAAACCCGAACACCGCGAGATGTACGACTTCTACCGGCGGCTGATCGCGTTGCGCAAGTCCCGCCCCGACCTGTCCGACCCCCGCCTGCACCGGGTGGAGGTCCGCCACGGCGACGAGTTCCTGGTGGTACGCCGGGGCGGGTGCCTGGTGGTGGCGAACCTCGCCGGTCGCCGTCAGCGGATCACCCTGCCCGGGGTGGCCCGCCGGGTGCTGCTCACCACCGCTGAGGGCGTCACCGTGACGCGCGACCGGGTGGAGCTGCCGGCGGAGACGGCGGCGATCGTGGCCCTCTGA